Proteins co-encoded in one Veillonellaceae bacterium genomic window:
- a CDS encoding dinitrogenase iron-molybdenum cofactor biosynthesis protein, translating into TALGYDRLSPVDPRFGRADYFVLYDQESDTWESVPNTQNLQAAHGAGIQAGQSLAKTGAKILITGHVGPKAFKVLQAEQIAMYSFGDNASTVEEALAAFNDGKLSAIDVPGAIGHGR; encoded by the coding sequence ACCGCGCTTGGTTATGACCGGTTATCACCTGTCGATCCCCGTTTTGGCCGGGCTGATTATTTTGTCCTTTATGACCAGGAAAGCGATACCTGGGAATCAGTTCCTAATACGCAAAATCTCCAAGCCGCGCATGGAGCTGGCATTCAAGCCGGGCAATCGCTGGCTAAAACCGGGGCGAAAATACTCATAACCGGTCATGTCGGACCCAAGGCTTTTAAAGTGCTGCAGGCAGAGCAAATTGCCATGTATTCTTTCGGCGACAACGCCAGTACCGTCGAAGAGGCTCTTGCAGCTTTCAATGACGGCAAACTATCTGCTATTGATGTTCCCGGCGCAATAGGACATGGCAGGTAA